CTCCTGATGATGGTGGCTTTCCTAATCTCCCTTCATCTTATTATCTCGCCTCCTGCTGATGGTGGCTTTCATAATCTCCTTTCATCTTATTATCTCACCTCCTGATGATGGTGGCTTTCCTAATCTCCCTTCATCTTATTATCTCGCCTCCTGCTGATGGTGGCTTTCATAATCTCCCTTCATcttattatctccccttctaATGATGGTGGCTTTCATAATCTCCCTTCATCTTATTATCTCACCTCCTGCTGATGGTGGCTTTCATAATCTCCTTTCATCTTAtgtgtccgtggtccgtcgtccgtccgtccgtccctccgtccgtccgtccctccgtccgtccgtccgtccgtccgtaaacaatttttgttatcgctaatcctcagaaagtacggaagggatctttcccagatttcatatgtgggttccccttggtgcctagttatgcatattgaatttttagaccaatcggaaaacaacatggccgacaggcagccatcttggatttcggcaattgaagtttgttatcgctatttctgagaaagtactgaagggatctttctcaaatttcatatgtaggcttcccttggtgcctagttatgcattttgaattttgagaccaatcggaaaacaacatggccgacaggcagccatcttggattttgataattgaagtttgttatcgctattcctgagaaagtactgaagggatctttctcaaatttcacatgtaggcttcccttggtgcctagttatgcatattgcattttgagaccaatcggaaaacaacatggccgacaggcagccatcttggattttgataattgaagtttgttatcgctatttctgagaaagtactgaagggatctttctcaaatttcatatgtaggctccccttggtgcctagttatgcatattgcattttgagaccaatcggaaaacaacatggccgacaggcagccatattggattttgataattgaagtttgttatcgctatttctgagaaagtactgaagggatctttctcaaatttcatatgtaggttccccttggtgcttagttatgcatattgcattttgagaccaatcggaaaacaacatggccgacaggcagccatcttggattttgacaattgaagattgttatcgctatttatcagaaattgctgaaaggatctttctgaatttcatttgtaggttgccctctgtgtctagttatacatattggattttgagaccagtcagaaaacaacctggctgacaggcagccatcttgtattttgaaaattgaagtttgttatcgctattgtacagaaggtactgaagggatttttctcaaattccatatgtaggttccccttggtccctggtattgcattttgggaccaatcggaaaacaacatggccgacagacagccattatcgctaaatcttaaattttatatataggttccccttgtttgaaaagtactagatctagagggctgtttctgaatttacacagattagtaagacttagaagaagggaaaagtagagaaaagatcaatctgacatggaacctataaagatcattcaatggtgggcgccaagatccctctgggatctcttgtttttttcaGCATCTTTATCTCTACATTCAAAATTACAAGGATGGAAAGTAAACAAGCCTGATTATGTTACAACACGTAATGCTGGAACAATGGTAAGACATTCTTATTATCTcgccatctgatgatggtggctTTCCTAATCTCCCTTCATCTTATTATCTCACCTCCTGATGATGGTGGCTTTCATAATCTCTCTTCATCTTATTATctcatctgatgatggtggctTTCATAATTTCCCTTCATCTTATTATATCTCACCTCCTGGTGATGGTGGCTTTCATAATCTCCCTTCATCTTTTTATCTCCCCTCCTTATGATGGTGGCTTTTATAACCTCCCTTCATCTTATTATCTCACCTCCTGATGATGGTGGCTTTCATAATCTCCCTTCATCTTACTATCTTCTCTCCTGATGATGGTGGCTTTTATAACCTCCCTTCATCTTATCATCTCACCTCCTGATGATGGTGGCTTTCATAATCTCCCTTCATCTTATTATCTCACCTTCTGATGATGGTGGCTTTCATAATCTCCCTTCATCTTATTATCTCAACTGATGATGGTGGCTTTCATAATCTCCCTTCATCTTATTATctcatctgatgatggtggctTTCATAATCTCCCTTCATCTTATTATCTCGCCTCCTGATGATGATGGCTTTCATAATCTCCCTTCATCTGATTATCTCACCACCTGATGATGGTGGCTTTCATAATCGCCCTCCATCTTATTATCTCACCTACTGATGACGGTGGCTTTCATAATCTCCCTTCATCTTATTATCTCACCTCCTGATAATGGTGGCTTTCATAATCTCCCTTCATCTTATTATCTCGCCTCCTGATGATGGTGGCTTTCCTAATCTCCCTTCATCTTATTATctcatctgatgatggtggctTTCATAATCTCCCTTCATCTTACTATCTTTTCTCCTGATGATGGTGGCTTTTATAACCTCCCTTCATCTTATCATCTCACCTCCTGATGATGGTGGCTTTCATAATCTCCCTTCATCTTATTATCTCACCTTCTGATGATGGTGGCTTTCATAATCTCCCTTCATCTTATTATCTCAACTGATGATGGTGGCTTTCATAATCTCCCTTCATCTTATTATctcatctgatgatggtggctTTCATAATCTCCCTTCATCTTATTATCTCGCCTCCTGATGATGATGGCTTTCATAATCTCCCTTCATCTGATTATCTCACCACCTGATGATGGTGGCTTTCATAATCGCCCTCCATCTTATTATCTCACCTACTGATGAGGGTGGCTTTCATAATCTCCCTTCATCTTATTATCTCACCTCCTGATAATGGTGGCTTTCATAATCTCCCTTCATCTTATTATCTCGCCTCCTGATGATGGTGGCTTTCCTAATCTCCCTTCATCTTATTATctcatctgatgatggtggctTTCATAATCTCTCTTCATCTTATTATctcatctgatgatggtggctTTCATAATCTCCCTTCATCTTATTATCTCACCTCCTTATAATGGTGGCTTTTATAATCTCCCTTCATCTTATTATCTCACCTCCCGATGATGGTGGCTTTCATAATCTCCCTCCATCTTATTATCTCACCTACTGATGATGATGGCTTTCATAATCTCCCTTCATCTTATTATCTCACCTCCTCATGATGGTGGCTTTCATAATCACCGTTCACCTAATCTCCCTTCGTGTAGAGTGATCCTTCATTAATTTCATATAAGTCTCCATTGGGTGTAAACTTCTAGTTCATCTTGTCCAAAACTAAATCCTTGTGAGCAGTACAAACATTCTGGACTTGACTTTATTTACTGATATTCTTTTGATGATTTGTATTTACTTTCCTGTAGCACCCATCTGTTGGATCTTCAACAGAAGAATCAGCCAGTTTACAACCAGCAATATCTCTCTGTAATGATGGACAAGAGGTTGTCTTACAGGGGTTGGACAGGAGGGAATTAAGGTACATGACAAATGTAAATACTTAATCAACTtgacaaatatgaaatattttaatggtGTGTCATGTTCCAAAAATAGGTTGACTATaggcaaaacaaaaaatctgtCAGGAGCAGATCTGCTTTACTTTTTGACACTGGTGTTCAAGGCTTGTGTCTGTATACACCTTGAGAAGATGATGTGTCATCTATCAGAAGAATGAAactgtgacctacattttgGTTCTGATTAAAGGGTTGAGCTTTAATTATTTCTGTTAATTAATGAAGGAGCACATATTGTAAGATAATTTACAAATGCGTATCATATTGGACTACACACATCTATATGCAACTACATTGTAGTTATTTTAAATACAAAGCAGTCGTCTTAAAAACGCATGTCCAAATTTTCATTattgacaatttttttcatatgtagcaaattacacatgttaatattgCAGGTTCCATGCAGTATGGTTGCGGTATAACTGTCAGTGTTCAGACTGTGTTCAGCCTCACTCTGGTCAGCGGCTGTTAGAATCATGTCACATCAACCCTGACACCAATATAGAAACAGCTTCCATCAACGGTAGGTTGTCATTTTCCTCAGAGAAACATGAGACTGGTCATTATTGTAAAACAGCTTCTTGGTCTTTTCACAGGATTGGATTAAGACTTCTAGACATACATCAGATgaaaaggtacatgtatgatcTATTGGGGTTTTATATGTAACTATGGGTAGCAATATCTTCAAATAGGTATAACAAAACTTGGCAAGATTGTAATTTGTGTAAATGTTGGAAACTGCTCAATTGTAacatattttgtctttgtattcAGAATATGGAACAGAGTTACATCTTAAGTGGGCAGACAGTCAGCATGAAGGCCACGTAAAATTGGACTTCCTAAAAAAACATAGTTACCATGGACACAAGGAACCAGTGTCTCGAGACCAGGTTAGTTAAATATTCACTGTGATTATTATGTCAGTCATTTACAGCAGTCACTGTCAAGATGTATCATTGGTATAAGATGGCTCAGTTTGTAAGGAAAGCACACCATGGGGCCTTTTGAATCATCGCATGTCTTTtccttaatattgatataaaagagGTCAGTgtgtatacctggtatatctAGTCCACCATTGTCTgtgtatacctggtatatctAGTCCACCATTGTCTgtgtatacctggtatatctAGTCCACCATTGTCTgtgtatacctggtatatctAGTCCACCATTGTCTgtgtatacctggtatatctAGTCCACCATTGTCTGTGTATACCTGGTATAACTAGTCCACCATTGTTAGTTTGTATGTAGTCACAGAGATTCGTTATTCCATTGTAGGCCAACAGATTGCCCAGTATTAGCTATGAGGAGGTGATCAGTGGAGACAAAGGACTCCTCAGGTATGTTTTTTCTGGTGGATCATTTAGTAATTTTTTcacaatttgatattttactcCTATATTATTACATGTTACAATCACACCTTATCTCTCTCAGCATTATGATAAATGATTAAGTAAACAAGTTTCTTAATTGCTATATTTTTATCTTATAATTCTCTGTAATTTTAGGAAGCTTAGGCATTGTTATAAAATGGGCAATGAGTTATTTGATGGTCTTTATAAATCTTTTGGTGAATGTGGCGTTGACAAGATCTGGGGTCATGAAACATGACCACTGTGAAAGATCAGGGAAAAACACATTCCTGCCGACTGCCCCACATCAGGAATCGAACTGGGTCAATGGTGCAATGATCCACTGCTCTACCTACAGAACCAAGAAAGCTTGTTCtctcagctgagtgacagagatcgtatttaacaatatttatcaaCCAGCACCGACCCATTCCTTGTACATTTCATAGTGGATATCTCAACACACCCATCATTTGTGAAATATCATCAGGTCTTATTGTCCAGTGACTTGGAATTAgctctatttctcagaaagtaccaGTATCATTCCAAAAAACCTATGTAATTTACGGGATGTGTTTTCTTCTCGTGTCTTAGGTAATTGTTTTTTTGAGAGGGGAAGGGGGGGAATAAGCATCTAGCTAATCTATTGCATTATCCAGGTTCGGGTTTGAACCAATCAAGTAAAACATATTACTGATGGTAAACACGCGTAAACCCACATGTGAACCCCGAGTAGAACCACGTCCTCGTCGTGGGGTTTGGACACAACTTGATGTTGTGACAGAGAGTTCTACAGGTCTATAttgatgatgttttataccGCAGGAGTGACCGAACAATAGCTAcataaatactatatatactataggtactatatatactgtaggtacataggtactatatatactataggtaCTATATATACCATTGGTACTATATATACTATCATTACTATATATACTTTAGGTACATAAATGTGGGTTTACGAGTGCTTACCACCACATATACTTAGCTCACCTTCTCATAGTGCGACATCCATCATTTGAAAAATTGGGTTAAATGGTTGAAAGGATGTGAAGTCTTCTAACCTGGAAACTGTGCTGTTGTAACATTTTGACCAAAGTTCTCCATTAATCAAGCTTTTAGGGACAATCCTGTCAGATGGGTATAATTGCGAGTCCACACTATGTTCAAGTTCATCACTAGGATCTGATGAAAAAGTTAAGGTCCTCTTTCATATATCAATATTCTAATTCGAACAGCTTTTAATATGAGACTTTGGGACTAGATGGCCTTTGTCTGTATTTCTAGTTTGTCCAGTACAGAGTCACTTGAACTGTTTGTTAGCTGTGACTTTTCTGTATTTCTAGTTTGTCCAGTACAGAGTCACTTGAACTGTTTGTTAGCTGTGACTTTTCTGTATTTCTAGTTTGTCCAGTACAGAGTCACTTGAACTGTTTGTTAGCTGTGACTTTTCTGTATTTCTAGTTTGTCCAGTACAGAGTCACTTGAACTGTTTGTTAGCTGTGACTTTTCTCTATTTCTAGTTTGTCCAGTACAGAGTCACTTGAACTGTTTGTAGGCTGTGACTTTTCTGTATTATTAGTTTGTCCAGTACAGAGTCACTTGAACTGTTTGTTAGCTGTGACTTTTCTGTATTTCTAGTTTGTCCAGTACAAAGTCACTTGAACTGTTTGTAGGCTGTgacttttttgtatttttagttTGTCCAGTACAAAGTCACTTGAACTGTTTGTTAGCTGTGACTTTTCTGTATTTTTAGTTTGTCCAGTACAAAGTCACTTGAACTGTTTGTTAGCTGTgacttttttgtatttttagttTGTCCAGTACAAAGTTACTTGAACTGTTTGTTAGCTGTGACTTTTCTGTATTTTTAGTTTGTCCAGTACAGAGTCACTTGAACTGTTTGTTAGCTGTGACTTTTCTGTATTTTTAGTTTGTCCAGTACAGAGTCACTTGAACTGTTTGTAGGCTGTGACTTTTCTGTATTTCTAGTTTGTCCAGTACAGAGTCACTTGAACTGTTTGTTAGCTGTGAGTTTTCTGTTGAAGGTGGTTACAACATATCAACCAAGATGGGATGTGTCTGGTTAAAGGTGCTCCAACCGAGATGACGACATTGATGGAGGTAAACACgaaaatcaaaattattgaTACCGGAGGATTTGATACTACCGGGTAGTTAATTTCACTGGGTTTCAATATGCAGTGTGTAATACCTGTTGACTCATTCAAGGAAAATGGCCtcttttcctacttttttaaaCCTACTACAAAATACTACTACTGCACACAAATAATGAGTCTTGGGTGAGCTCGAGGGAGCCTCAGGAAAAAAAATTGGTCATGGCCTCGCCAATAGGGTCTTCGATTAATTTTTTAACTATGTTGACTTTAATTGTACCATTGTCTGTCCACAGCTGGTGGAGAGGGTAGCTCCAGTCCAGACTACCATCTATGGAAAGGTACGTAGTTTTCTTAACCATTatcaatttcatgaaatttttttggaaagatCTTATGGAAAGGTACATAGTTTTCATAACCATTatcaattttatgaaatttttttGTTATGATTATAGCACCATAACAAAAACCTTGTCTGAACTCTTCGTGGAGCACTTAATATGGTTGATACCATTTATTATGATAGAAAATTGGTTGTCAGTCTAAGATAATATCTGCTGAGGAAGCTAGTTGAGGCTGTATTTTTCTACACAATGGCCAAGTTCTCCTTTAAAACAAGATAGACAATGACaattttgtatacaatgtatttctttaTCAGTTATTTGGTGTTGAGAGCacctctccccccccccccccccccccccccccccccccccccatcaatGTGGTGTACATGTTACTTAAGTCGGATACATGTCTAGTCTGAATCTGTATCTGTTTCTTTATCAGTTATTTGGTGTTGAGAGCACCCCTAATCCCATCAATGTGGCGTACACATCAGTGAAGTTAGATTACCACATGGACCTTGTGTACTACGAATCCCCACCTGGCCTACAGTTCCTGCACTGTATAAGGTtggtatattttcatatttatagagttatctccccttttcgAGAAGATACCTTAGCGTGGTGATAATTTGGAGCACATGCCTTGTTTTCCGTGAGAACCTGTGCTTGGTATGCAGATATAAGCAGTTTACTTTAATAAAATGCTAACAAATATACTATTCTGTAAAAAGTCCCATCCCTACTTTGAGATGGCCTTTAGGTTCCACTGTATAGACATTTTTCATACTAAATGTAAAATAGTTGTATAGAAACTGTGGTCCTAATTTATTGTATCAAAGTTATAGATACATTGAACATTTGAAATGTGTATTTCTGGACGATTGCAGGTTCGACGACTGTGTAATCGGGGGTGAGAATTACATGCTGAATGTTTCAGCGGTGGCTGAACGCTTCAGACGACAACATCCTGCTGACTTTGACATTCTCACTAAAGTCCCCTGCCACATTTCAGAAAATCCACTTTGCTCGCTCAGAACCTGTTAAGATGAAATATCAACGACCCCACATCAACCTTAATCACAGGGGCGAGGTTCGTATTAATTAATCACAGGGGCGAGGTTCGTATTAATTAATCACAGGGGTGAGGTTCGTATTAATTAATCATTCTACCAATATCAACCTTAATCACAGGGGAGAGGTTCGTATTCAGTGATTCTACCCACATTAACCTTAATCATAGGGGCGAGGTTCGTATTCATTAATCACAGGGGTGAGGTTCGTAATCAGTGATTCTACCCACATCAACCTTAATCAC
This DNA window, taken from Pecten maximus chromosome 3, xPecMax1.1, whole genome shotgun sequence, encodes the following:
- the LOC117323167 gene encoding LOW QUALITY PROTEIN: gamma-butyrobetaine dioxygenase-like (The sequence of the model RefSeq protein was modified relative to this genomic sequence to represent the inferred CDS: deleted 1 base in 1 codon), with protein sequence MHPSVGSSTEESASLQPAISLCNDGQEVVLQGLDRRELRFHAVWLRYNCQCSDCVQPHSGQRLLESCHINPDTNIETASINEYGTELHLKWADSQHEGHVKLDFLKKHSYHGHKEPVSRDQANRLPSISYEEVISGDKGLLRWLQHINQDGMCLVKGAPTEMTTLMELVERVAPVQTTIYGKLFGVESTPNPINVAYTSVKLDYHMDLVYYESPPGLQFLHCIRFDDCVIGGENYMLNVSAVAERFRRQHPADFDILTKVPATFQKIHFARSEPVKMKYQRPHINLNHRGEIVNVIWSPQFEGPLNVDYSDVQPYYRAYHKFSQAIKNDKNFIELRLVPGEILSFNNRTILHARKSFELNGGVRKLQGCYLNIDEYKSKLAVLAHLHGDDEEVKHVGNQCWF